One window from the genome of Lacerta agilis isolate rLacAgi1 chromosome 16, rLacAgi1.pri, whole genome shotgun sequence encodes:
- the PLAA gene encoding phospholipase A-2-activating protein isoform X3, whose amino-acid sequence MAAAGGTYRLRCSLVGHELDVRGLSCSPFPAGSFVSVSRDRTARLWAPDSPNRGFTEVHCMSGHSNFVSCVCVIPPSELYPRGLIATGGNDNIICIFALDNSAPLYVLKGHKNTVCSLSSGKFGTLLSGSWDTTAKVWLNDKCMMTLQGHTAAVWAVKILPEQGLMLTGSADKTIKLWKAGRCERTFTGHEDCVRGLAILSETEFLSCANDASIRKWQVSGECLEVYYGHTNYIYCISVFPQSKDFITTSEDRSLRIWRKGECTQTIRLPAQSIWCCCVLDNGDLVVGASDGIIRVFTESLERTANLEEIQAFENELSQAKIDPKTGDLGDISVDELPGREHLDEPGTRDGQTRLIKSDGKVEAYQWSAGEGRWMKIGDVVGSSGATQQTSGKVLFEGREYDYVFTIDVNEGGPSHKLPYNISDDPWLTAYNFLQKNDLNPMFLDQVAKFIIDNTKGQTLAPTNAEFSDPFTGGGRYVPGSSSESREGLPGADPFTGTGRYVPGSASDPAAPASGADPFTGTGAYKLTIPKAENIYFPKKEAVAFDQANPTQIMAGIDDKGCKQ is encoded by the exons ATGGCCGCCGCGGGGGGCACCTACCGGCTTCGCTGCTCCTTGGTGGGCCACGAGCTGGACGTGCGGGGCCTCAGCTGCTCTCCCTTCCCCGCCGGCTCCTTCGTCTCCGTGTCCCGGGACCGGACGGCGCGGCTCTGGGCGCCCGACAG TCCCAACAGAGGATTTACGGAAGTGCACTGCATGAGCGGCCATTCAAATTTCGTTTCTTGCGTGTGTGTCATCCCTCCGAGCGAGCTTTATCCACGTGGATTAATTGCCACCGGCGGTAATGACAACATCATTTGCATTTTTGCTTTGGACAACTCTGCACCACTGTATGTCCTTAAGGGTCATAAAAACACTG TTTGCAGCCTCTCATCTGGGAAGTTTGGCACCCTGCTTAGTGGTTCTTGGGATACGACAGCCAAAGTCTGGTTGAATGACAAATGCATGATGACACTACAG GGCCACACTGCAGCAGTATGGGCTGTGAAGATATTACCTGAACAAGGATTAATGTTGACTGGTTCGGCTGACAAAACTATTAAGCTGTGGAAGGCAGGTCGATGCGAGAGAACTTTTACTG GACATGAAGACTGTGTTAGGGGCTTAGCCATTTTAAGCGAGACGGAGTTTCTTTCTTGTGCAAACGACGCCAGCATTCGGAAGTGGCAGGTATCGGGAGAGTGTCTCGAGGTTTACTATGGCCACACcaattatatatactgtatatcggTCTTCCCGCAAAGTAAAG ATTTTATTACTACTAGCGAAGATCGATCGCTCAGGATCTGGAGAAAGGGGGAATGCACACAGACAATCAGACTTCCAGCTCAATCCATCTGGTGTTGTTGTGTGTTGGACAACGGGGACCTTGTCGTTGGAGCAAG TGATGGCATTATCAGAGTGTTCACTGAGTCTTTGGAGCGCACAGCAAATCTGGAGGAGATTCAGGCTTTTGAAAACGAACTTTCTCAAGCAAAAATTGATCCTAAAACTGGTGATTTAGGGGACATCAGTGTTGATGAGCTTCCTGGGAGAGAGCATTTGGATGAACCAG GTACAAGAGACGGACAAACGAGACTTATTAAAAGTGATGGAAAAGTTGAAGCTTATCAGTGGAGCGCTGGTGAAGGGAGGTGGATGAAAATCGGGGATGTTGTCGGTTCATCAGGAGCCACACAGCAGACATCGGGAAAGGTTTTATTTGAAGGAAGG gaATACGACTATGTTTTTACTATTGATGTGAATGAAGGCGGGCCGTCTCACAAGCTGCCCTACAACATCAGTGATGATCCCTGGCTGACGGCATACAACTTCTTGCAGAAGAATGATCTAAACCCAATGTTCCTGGACCAGGTGGCCAAATTCATAATAGATAACACCAAAGGGCAAACGCTGGCACCCACGAATGCGGAATTTTCAGATCCTTTCACAG GCGGTGGCCGCTATGTTCCAGGTTCTTCCTCAGAGTCCAGGGAAGGGCTTCCAGGTGCAGATCCATTTACAG GTACGGGTCGCTACGTCCCAGGATCAGCATCTGACCCTGCAGCTCCTGCAAGTGGAGCCGATCCATTTACAG GGACGGGTGCCTACAAATTAACTATACCTAAagctgaaaatatttattttccaaaGAAGGAAGCTGTTGCTTTTGATCAGGCCAACCCTACACAAATAATGG CTGGAATAGATGACAAGGGGTGCAAGCAATGA